The following nucleotide sequence is from Pseudonocardia abyssalis.
AGCTCAACTCCAGCACCTCCCCCTCGACGGCGAGCAGCTCCAGGCTCCGCGCGAGCCCGGCGTCGGTGGCGCTGGCGTGCACCACGAGGTCGCGGTCCCCCGCCGCGTCCGCCGGGAGGGCGAAGCCGACGCCGAGCGCGTCGGCGACGGCGGCCCGCGCCGGGTCGAGGTCGACCAGCTCGACGCGCACACCCGGGAACCCGGCGAGCACCGCGGCGACGCAGCACCCGACCATCCCGGCCCCGACGACGGCGATCCGGTCGCCGACCAGCGGGGCGGCGTCCCACAGGGCGTTGACCGCGGTCTCGACGGTGCCGGCCAGCACCGCACGGGCGGGCGGGACGTCGTCGGGGACGATCGTGACCGCGGTCGCCGGGACCACCCAGCGGGTCTGGTGCGGGTAGAGCCCGAACACGGTGCGTCCGAGCAGGTCCGGCGGGCCCTGCTCGACGACGCCGACGTTGAGGTAGCCGTACTTCACGGGTCCGGGGAACTCCCCGTCCTGGAACGGTGCCCGCATCGCCGCGTGCTGGCTCTGCGGCACCCCGCCGCGGAACACGAGGGTCTCCGTGCCGCGGCTGACGCCGGAGGTCAGGGTGCGCACGAGCACGTCGTCCGGGCCGGGGGCCGTCAGCGCGACGTCGCGGATCTCGCCGTGCCCCGGTTCGACGACCCAGAAGGCACGTGCCCCTGAACCGCCGGATGCACTGTGATCCACCCGATCCCCTCTGAACTCCGACGCCTTCCGGGCCGTGTCCGATGTGTGTACACAAGCCCCGTGACGACCGTATCCCGGCAGCGACGCGCGCAGCAGGCGTGCGGAGCGGCGGCCCAGGTCGTCCTGCTCGCGCTGCTGACGGCGGTCGCCGGGCTCGGCGCGGCCGGTTGGGCGGCCGGGCTCGGGTTCGCCGCCGGGCTCTGGGCCCTGCTGGACACCGCCGCCCGGCGCGCGGGCACCGACACCCTCGGACCGGCCGACGTGGTCACGCTCGCCCGGGCCGCACTGGTCGGTGGTGTGCTGGCACTGGTGGTCCACGGGGCGGGGCCGGTCCCGATCGTCGTCGTCGCGTCCGTCGCGCTCGTCCTCGACGCCGTCGACGGGCGGGTGGCCCGGCGCACCGGCACGGTCTCGGCGCTGGGTGCGCGGTTCGACATGGAGGTCGACGCGGTACTGCTGCTGGTGCTGTCCGTGCACGTGGCGACGCTGCTCGGTCCGTGGGTGCTGGCGATCGGGCTGATGCGCTACGCGTACGTCGCCGCGGGGCGGGTGCTGGGGTGGCTGCGGGGGTCCCTGCCGGTCCGGTACTCGGCGAAGGTCGTGGCCGCGGTGCAGGGGATCGTGCTGGTGGCGGCCGTCGCCGGGGCGCCGGGCTGGACGGTCGCGGTGTCGCTGGCCCTGCTCGTGTGGTCCTTCGGGCAGAGCGTGGTGTTCCTGTGGCACGCGCGGTGAGGACCGCCGCCGCCGCACTCGTCGTCCTCGTCGCGCTGGTGGTCCCACGGGACGCCCTCGGGGTGCTGCGGCTGCCCGTCGAGGGGCTGCTCCTCGTCGCGCTGCTGCTCCTGCTGCCCGCCCGGGCGGTCCGGCCCGCCGCCACCGTCGCCGGGATCGGTCTGGGGGTCGTCGCCGTCGTCGCCGTGCTCGACGCCGGGTTCCGCGCCGTGCTGGCCCGCCCGTTCGACCCCCTGCTCGACGCCACCTCGGTCGGGGCGGGCGTCGAGTTCGCCGCGGGGTCGGCGGGCCCGGTCGCGGCGGTCGGGGCGGTGCTGGGGGCCGTCGTCGTCGCGATCGCGGTGGTCGTCGGGGTCGCGCTGGCCGTCCGGCACCTGGCCCGGCTCGCCGTCGCGCACCGGCGCACCGCCGCCCGCGCGGTCGCCGTACTGGCGCCGGTCTGGGTGGTCGCCGCGCTCGTCGGCGCCCCGGTCGCCTCCGCGGGCGCGGCACTGCTCGTCCGCGACCACGCCGTCCAGGTCCGCGACGGGCTCGCCGACGCCGAGACGTTCGCCGCGGAGCTCGCCGCCGACCCCTACCGCGACACCGACGGGCTCCTCACCGCGCTCGAGGGCAAGGACGTCGTCGTCGCGTTCGTCGAGAGCTACGGCCGCGACGCGGTCGACCTGGTCGGCCCGCACCTCGACGCCGGAACCCGCGACCTCGACGCCGCCGGGTTCGCCACGCGCAGCGGCTTCCTCACCTCACCGGTCGTCGGCGGCAACAGCTGGCTGGCCCACGCGACGTTCCTCTCGGGCCTGCGCGTCGACGACCAGCGTCGCTACGCCGCACTCGTCGACAGCGACCGGATGACGCTGAGCAGCGCGTTCGGCGACGCCGGCTGGCGGACGGTCGGGGTCATGCCCGGCACGACCCGCGAGTGGCCCGAGGCCGGCTTCTACGGCTACGACACCGTCCACGACTACCCCGCGCTCGGCTACCGCGGCCCCGACCACGGCTGGGCGACCGTGCCCGACCAGTACACCCTCGCCGCCTTCCAGCGCGCCGAGCGCGACACCCCGCACGCGCCGCTGATGGCCGAGATCGCGCTGGTCAGCAGCCACGCGCCGTGGGCGTACGTGCCGCCCGTGCTGGACTGGACGGCCGTCGGCGACGGGTCGGTGTACCACGAGGTGGCGCCGGGCCCCGCGGAGTACGCGGGCTCGATCGCCTACTCGCTCGGCAGCGTCGTCTCCTGGGTGCGGGCCTACGGCGACGACGACCTCGTGCTCCTCGTCCTCGGCGACCACCAGCCGTCCGCGGCCGTCACCGGCGGGGGCGCGACCGCGGACGTCCCGGTCTCCGTGGTCGCCCGCGACCCCGCGGTGCTCGACCGGATCGCCTCCTGGGGCTGGACACCCGGCCTGCGCCCCGCCCCGCACGCCCCGGTCTGGCCGATGGAGGGATTCCGGGACCGCTTCCTGGCCGCGTTCACCGGGTAGGAAGGATGGGCACGTGGCCGAACGGGAGCTGTCGTGGGCGCGACTCAACCGGGCGCTGCTGGCCCGGCAGCTGCTGCTGGAGCGCGCCGACCTGACGCCGGTCGCGGCCGTCGAGCGGGTGGGCGGGTTGCAGACGCAGTACAGCCCGTCGGCCTACGTCGGGCTGTGGTCGCGGCTCGCCGGGTTCCGCCGCGCCGACCTCACCGACGCCCTGACCCGCGGCCGGATCATCCAGGGCTGGGTGATGCGCTGCACGATCCACATGGTCTCCGCCGCCGACCACCCGCCGATGACCGAGGCCGTGCGCGCGCACCGCAGGCTGCTGTGGAGCCGCGATCCCCGCAGCACCGGCATCGACATGGCGGCCGCCGCCGACACCGTCCGGGACCTGCTCGCCGGCGGACCGCTGACCCAGGCGGCGCTCGTCGAGGGGCTGCTCGCGGCGGGGTTCACGAAGGACGCGTTCGCCGGGGTGCAGCTCTGGATCGACCTGGTGCGCGTGCCACCCGCCGGCACATGGGAGCGCCCGCGCGCGCACGTCTACGGCCTCGCGAAGGCCCCCCGCACCCCCGTCGACCCCGCCGCGGCCGAGGAGCTGCTCGCCCGCCGCTACCTCCGCGGCTACGGGCCC
It contains:
- a CDS encoding winged helix DNA-binding domain-containing protein; its protein translation is MAERELSWARLNRALLARQLLLERADLTPVAAVERVGGLQTQYSPSAYVGLWSRLAGFRRADLTDALTRGRIIQGWVMRCTIHMVSAADHPPMTEAVRAHRRLLWSRDPRSTGIDMAAAADTVRDLLAGGPLTQAALVEGLLAAGFTKDAFAGVQLWIDLVRVPPAGTWERPRAHVYGLAKAPRTPVDPAAAEELLARRYLRGYGPATPGDLGRYAGWTITHTKTVLDRLVLRTARDPDGTLLVDLPRAPLPDADTPAPVRFLGNFDGALLLGHATRARLVPAEHRHEVFHVRKPQSMPTFLVDGRVAGTWRFTDGRVETAPFEPLPPAARDEVDAEAARLTAFHLDG
- a CDS encoding zinc-dependent alcohol dehydrogenase; its protein translation is MDHSASGGSGARAFWVVEPGHGEIRDVALTAPGPDDVLVRTLTSGVSRGTETLVFRGGVPQSQHAAMRAPFQDGEFPGPVKYGYLNVGVVEQGPPDLLGRTVFGLYPHQTRWVVPATAVTIVPDDVPPARAVLAGTVETAVNALWDAAPLVGDRIAVVGAGMVGCCVAAVLAGFPGVRVELVDLDPARAAVADALGVGFALPADAAGDRDLVVHASATDAGLARSLELLAVEGEVLELSWYGDRAVTVPLGAGFHSRRLSIRASQVGMVAPARRGRRSHADRLALALRLLADPRYDALVTDSAPFDDLPRLLTRLTSGEPSGPCVRVVYG
- a CDS encoding CDP-alcohol phosphatidyltransferase family protein; amino-acid sequence: MTTVSRQRRAQQACGAAAQVVLLALLTAVAGLGAAGWAAGLGFAAGLWALLDTAARRAGTDTLGPADVVTLARAALVGGVLALVVHGAGPVPIVVVASVALVLDAVDGRVARRTGTVSALGARFDMEVDAVLLLVLSVHVATLLGPWVLAIGLMRYAYVAAGRVLGWLRGSLPVRYSAKVVAAVQGIVLVAAVAGAPGWTVAVSLALLVWSFGQSVVFLWHAR
- a CDS encoding sulfatase-like hydrolase/transferase produces the protein MRTAAAALVVLVALVVPRDALGVLRLPVEGLLLVALLLLLPARAVRPAATVAGIGLGVVAVVAVLDAGFRAVLARPFDPLLDATSVGAGVEFAAGSAGPVAAVGAVLGAVVVAIAVVVGVALAVRHLARLAVAHRRTAARAVAVLAPVWVVAALVGAPVASAGAALLVRDHAVQVRDGLADAETFAAELAADPYRDTDGLLTALEGKDVVVAFVESYGRDAVDLVGPHLDAGTRDLDAAGFATRSGFLTSPVVGGNSWLAHATFLSGLRVDDQRRYAALVDSDRMTLSSAFGDAGWRTVGVMPGTTREWPEAGFYGYDTVHDYPALGYRGPDHGWATVPDQYTLAAFQRAERDTPHAPLMAEIALVSSHAPWAYVPPVLDWTAVGDGSVYHEVAPGPAEYAGSIAYSLGSVVSWVRAYGDDDLVLLVLGDHQPSAAVTGGGATADVPVSVVARDPAVLDRIASWGWTPGLRPAPHAPVWPMEGFRDRFLAAFTG